From a single Nostoc sp. MS1 genomic region:
- the polA gene encoding DNA polymerase I, whose product MSETSITTTRPTFILVDGHSLAFRSYFAFAKGRDGGLRTKTGIPTSVCFGFIKCLLEVMATQQPQAMAIAFDLGLPTFRHEADDTYKADRPGTPEDFVPDLKNLHELLEGFNLPIYTAPGYEADDVLGTLAQKATAEGYKVKILTGDRDLFQLIDPQKEITVLNFSPDALKRSTNSISEISTEQVKEKLGVLPTQIVDYKALCGDKSDNIPGVKGIGEKTAVQLLNTYGSLEEIYQALNEIKGATQKKLAEGEEDAKKSQYLAKIVTEVPLEVNLEDCKLVGFDENILIPILEKLEFNRFLSQINDLKLRFGGKVEEAPTPEVTQPFNTDEDDNDLWFFSAEDTATFTQKTDALIQPRIIDNEAKLAELVEILKQFTNPENPVAWDTETSDLEPRDAALVGIGCCWGTEPDANAYIPVSHAKGNNLDKDIVLAALRPILESADYPKTFQNAKFDRLVFLVQGINLTGVVFDPMLASYVLNPDTSHNLSDLTLRYLGIIIQNYVDLVPKGKTIGDIDISAVADYCCLQVYATFQLVGKLREELAKTPALYKLLTEVEQPLEEVLAAVEYTGVRIDSDYLKELSQKLEIDLAKLQEQATTLAGESFNLGSPKKLSYILFEKLGLSTKHSRKIQTGYSTDAATLEKLQEIDDTGFVNVIIEYRTLSKLKSTYVDALPALVRPDTHRVHTDFNQTATSTGRLSSSNPNLQNIPIRTAFSRQIRKAFLPESGWLMVAADYSQIELRILAHLSQEPILVQAYQQNEDIHTVTAKLVFEKEDITPDERRIAKTINFGVIYGMGSLRFSRSTGIDKNVANEFIKRFNERYAKVFAYLESMKKQAIAQGYVETIIGRRRYFDFTSNSLRKFKGNKPEDIDLSKLKNLGAYDAGLLRAAANAPIQGSSADIIKIAMVQIQEVLKKYQARLLLQVHDELVFEVPPQEWEELQPQIKSVMEGAVSLTVPLVVDVRAGENWMETK is encoded by the coding sequence ATGTCTGAAACTTCTATCACTACCACACGCCCTACGTTCATCCTCGTAGATGGACATTCCCTCGCCTTCCGTTCATACTTTGCTTTTGCTAAGGGACGGGATGGTGGCTTGCGTACTAAAACGGGTATTCCTACCAGTGTATGCTTCGGCTTTATCAAATGTTTGTTGGAAGTCATGGCGACACAACAGCCGCAAGCAATGGCGATCGCATTTGATTTAGGTTTGCCTACTTTTCGCCACGAAGCTGACGATACCTATAAAGCTGATCGCCCCGGAACACCAGAGGATTTTGTCCCAGATTTAAAAAATCTTCATGAGTTGCTGGAAGGCTTTAACCTGCCAATTTACACAGCCCCAGGTTATGAAGCAGATGATGTGCTGGGAACTTTGGCGCAAAAAGCTACCGCCGAGGGGTATAAGGTGAAAATTTTGACAGGCGATCGCGATTTATTTCAACTCATCGATCCCCAAAAGGAAATCACTGTCTTAAATTTTAGCCCGGATGCGCTAAAACGCTCTACTAATAGTATTAGTGAAATAAGTACAGAACAAGTTAAAGAAAAATTAGGTGTTTTACCTACCCAAATCGTTGATTATAAAGCCTTGTGTGGGGATAAATCAGATAATATTCCCGGTGTTAAAGGTATTGGGGAAAAAACCGCCGTACAGCTACTTAATACCTATGGTTCACTTGAAGAAATTTATCAAGCTTTAAATGAAATCAAAGGTGCGACTCAGAAGAAATTAGCAGAAGGTGAAGAAGATGCTAAGAAGTCGCAATACTTGGCAAAGATAGTTACAGAAGTACCATTAGAAGTTAATTTAGAAGATTGTAAATTAGTTGGGTTTGATGAAAACATCCTCATTCCCATCTTAGAAAAGTTAGAATTTAATCGTTTTTTATCGCAAATTAACGACCTAAAATTACGCTTTGGTGGCAAAGTAGAGGAAGCACCAACTCCAGAAGTAACACAGCCATTTAATACTGATGAAGATGACAATGATTTGTGGTTTTTCAGTGCTGAAGATACCGCAACCTTTACCCAAAAAACTGATGCACTAATTCAACCACGAATTATTGATAATGAAGCTAAACTTGCAGAGTTAGTAGAGATATTAAAACAATTTACTAACCCAGAAAATCCTGTTGCTTGGGACACAGAAACTAGTGACTTAGAACCAAGAGATGCAGCTTTAGTCGGTATTGGTTGCTGCTGGGGAACAGAACCAGACGCTAACGCTTATATTCCTGTAAGTCATGCAAAAGGAAATAATTTAGATAAAGATATTGTCCTGGCTGCACTGCGCCCAATTTTAGAAAGTGCTGACTATCCTAAGACTTTCCAAAATGCTAAATTTGACCGCTTAGTCTTCCTCGTTCAAGGAATTAACTTAACCGGAGTTGTCTTTGATCCCATGTTGGCTAGTTATGTTTTAAATCCAGATACTAGCCATAATTTAAGTGACTTAACTCTGCGTTATTTGGGGATAATAATTCAAAACTATGTCGATTTAGTGCCTAAAGGTAAAACTATCGGTGATATAGATATCTCTGCTGTAGCAGATTATTGTTGTCTACAAGTTTACGCCACATTCCAACTTGTAGGAAAATTGCGTGAGGAATTAGCAAAAACTCCGGCATTATATAAATTACTGACAGAAGTAGAACAACCCTTAGAAGAAGTTTTAGCGGCTGTAGAATACACTGGTGTCCGAATTGATTCAGATTATCTCAAAGAACTTTCCCAAAAATTAGAGATAGATTTAGCTAAACTACAGGAACAAGCAACCACATTAGCTGGAGAAAGCTTTAATTTAGGTTCTCCGAAAAAATTAAGTTATATATTATTTGAAAAGTTAGGGTTATCTACTAAACATTCACGCAAAATTCAGACTGGTTACTCCACAGATGCAGCAACTTTAGAAAAACTCCAAGAAATTGATGATACTGGTTTCGTCAATGTCATCATTGAATATCGTACCTTATCTAAACTAAAGTCTACTTATGTAGATGCTTTACCTGCATTGGTACGCCCAGATACTCACCGAGTACATACAGATTTTAACCAAACAGCCACATCAACTGGTAGATTATCTTCTTCTAATCCAAACTTACAAAATATCCCCATTCGTACAGCCTTTAGTCGGCAAATTCGTAAAGCATTTTTACCCGAATCAGGTTGGTTAATGGTAGCGGCTGATTACTCGCAAATTGAGTTAAGAATTTTAGCTCATTTGAGTCAAGAGCCAATATTAGTGCAAGCATATCAACAAAATGAAGATATTCACACAGTCACCGCCAAATTAGTTTTTGAAAAAGAAGATATCACCCCAGATGAGCGGAGAATAGCAAAAACTATTAATTTCGGTGTGATTTATGGAATGGGTTCTTTGAGGTTCTCTCGTTCAACGGGAATAGATAAAAATGTTGCCAACGAGTTTATTAAGCGATTTAACGAACGCTATGCCAAAGTATTTGCTTATTTGGAAAGCATGAAAAAACAAGCGATCGCTCAAGGTTATGTAGAAACTATAATCGGTAGGCGGCGGTATTTTGACTTTACCAGCAACAGTTTACGCAAATTTAAAGGCAACAAACCAGAGGATATTGATTTAAGCAAGTTAAAAAACCTCGGCGCTTACGATGCGGGGTTACTGCGAGCGGCTGCTAACGCTCCAATTCAAGGTTCTAGTGCTGATATCATCAAAATTGCGATGGTGCAGATTCAGGAAGTTTTGAAGAAATATCAGGCGCGGCTGTTATTACAAGTTCACGATGAATTAGTTTTTGAAGTTCCTCCGCAAGAATGGGAAGAATTACAACCACAAATTAAGTCAGTAATGGAAGGTGCTGTTAGCTTAACTGTCCCGTTAGTAGTCGATGTGCGTGCAGGTGAAAATTGGATGGAAACGAAATAA
- a CDS encoding AI-2E family transporter, translating into MRRSSSLQRLLIYGLSGPIVALNVWLLSVLFRYFQNPITILSMAAILAFLLNYPVKFFERARITRTQAVIIVLLITLTIFSILGVTLVPLLIDQTIQLLNKIPDWLSASQANLELIEKLAKQRRLPLDLRVVSNQINASIQSLVQQLASGAVGLAGTLLSGLLNFVLVVVLAFYMLIYGDRVWHGLINLLPSQIRDSFSTSLQLNFQNFFLSQLLLGLFMILALTPIFLVLKVPFALLFAILIGISQLIPFIGASLGIGTVTVLVLLQDWWLAVQVAIAAIIMQQIKDNLITPKLLGNFIGLNPIWIFVAILMGYEIAGLLGTLVAVPIAGTIKGTFDALKSGKQGDFMSTVTIAHDSPIE; encoded by the coding sequence ATGCGCCGTTCATCATCCCTGCAACGTTTACTGATTTATGGTCTGAGCGGCCCTATTGTCGCTCTAAATGTCTGGCTACTGTCCGTACTCTTTCGCTATTTTCAAAACCCAATTACGATTCTGAGTATGGCGGCAATTTTGGCTTTTTTGCTGAATTATCCGGTAAAGTTCTTTGAACGCGCCCGAATAACTCGTACTCAGGCTGTTATTATTGTTCTACTGATTACTTTAACTATATTTAGCATTTTGGGTGTTACTTTAGTCCCATTGCTTATTGACCAAACTATTCAACTTTTAAATAAAATTCCTGATTGGTTAAGTGCGAGTCAAGCTAATCTAGAGCTAATTGAAAAATTAGCGAAGCAGCGACGTTTGCCTCTTGATTTGCGGGTGGTGAGCAATCAAATTAACGCTAGTATCCAAAGTTTAGTACAGCAATTAGCTTCTGGGGCAGTAGGATTGGCGGGAACGCTGCTTTCTGGATTACTCAACTTTGTGTTAGTGGTGGTATTGGCATTTTATATGCTTATATACGGCGATCGCGTCTGGCATGGTTTAATCAACCTATTACCATCACAAATTAGAGATTCCTTCTCTACATCTTTACAACTAAATTTTCAGAACTTTTTCCTCAGCCAGCTATTACTAGGGCTGTTCATGATTCTTGCTCTTACGCCTATATTTCTAGTTCTTAAAGTGCCTTTTGCTCTGTTATTTGCCATACTCATTGGTATTTCTCAACTTATTCCTTTCATCGGGGCAAGTTTAGGCATTGGCACAGTAACAGTGCTAGTACTTTTACAAGATTGGTGGTTAGCAGTTCAAGTCGCTATAGCCGCAATTATAATGCAGCAAATTAAAGATAATCTTATAACTCCTAAGTTACTAGGTAATTTTATTGGACTTAATCCTATTTGGATTTTTGTGGCCATTTTGATGGGTTATGAAATCGCAGGTTTATTAGGAACCCTAGTTGCAGTTCCCATTGCTGGCACAATTAAAGGTACTTTCGATGCTCTCAAAAGTGGTAAGCAAGGTGATTTTATGTCTACTGTCACTATCGCTCATGATTCACCCATTGAGTAA
- a CDS encoding addiction module protein — MSSHPLLKVEISELSVAERIQLAEDLWDSILEQQEEIPLSAAQQQELDRRLESYKKNPASGSNWEDIKKFSQTE; from the coding sequence ATGAGTTCTCATCCCCTGTTAAAAGTTGAAATTTCTGAACTCAGCGTTGCAGAACGTATCCAACTTGCTGAAGATTTATGGGACAGTATCTTAGAACAGCAAGAGGAAATCCCTCTGAGTGCAGCGCAACAACAAGAATTAGATCGTCGCTTAGAGAGTTACAAAAAAAATCCCGCAAGTGGTTCTAATTGGGAAGATATTAAAAAGTTTTCCCAAACAGAATAG
- a CDS encoding TetR/AcrR family transcriptional regulator: protein MPKIVDHDQYRKELLNKCFDLFAEKGYGSVTMRQIAQALKVSTGTLYHYFPSKETLFEQLVEEISQQDISAALAEMDGAKTIEEAMTALGKYLVRNEDYCIKWTYIWVNFCQHQGAKEVQNNIVFKRVSRRYQQAVCDFLGIQDMVIASFVLSLVNGLILEKLWCNETIDIQEQCALLGTMLKAYLQQNQVEKMANCHNN from the coding sequence ATGCCTAAGATTGTTGACCATGACCAATATCGTAAAGAACTGCTCAATAAATGCTTTGATTTGTTTGCCGAAAAGGGCTATGGTTCCGTCACGATGAGGCAAATTGCACAAGCATTAAAAGTTTCTACAGGTACGCTTTATCATTACTTTCCCAGTAAGGAAACATTATTTGAGCAATTAGTGGAGGAAATCAGTCAACAAGATATCAGTGCAGCATTAGCTGAAATGGATGGTGCAAAAACCATAGAAGAAGCCATGACAGCTTTAGGTAAGTATTTAGTTAGAAATGAAGACTACTGCATCAAGTGGACATATATTTGGGTGAATTTTTGCCAGCACCAAGGAGCAAAGGAAGTACAAAATAACATTGTATTCAAGCGTGTTAGTCGGCGTTACCAGCAGGCTGTGTGTGACTTTTTAGGTATTCAAGATATGGTCATAGCTTCCTTTGTATTGAGTTTAGTTAATGGCTTGATTTTGGAAAAGCTTTGGTGTAATGAAACCATCGATATTCAAGAACAATGTGCATTGTTAGGCACAATGCTCAAGGCGTATTTGCAGCAAAATCAAGTAGAAAAAATGGCTAACTGTCACAACAACTGA
- the devC gene encoding ABC transporter permease DevC yields MLTKMFKKTPLAWRQLMKEKTRLLVAVAGITFADMLMFIQMGFESALFDAAIKPHRSLQADLVLINPQFQTLFSVKSFSRERMYQALGYEGVESVSPVYIGTGQWRNPETRQDRAILVWGIDPAKSAFAIPEIQQNINQIKQLNQVLFDQAGRPEYGAVGDIFKKTNNFQTELNSISVNVKGVFSNGASFAADGNVITSDSTFLRLFPERKPDRIEVGLITLKPGVDAEKVRSQLAANLPNDVRVLTPEGFAQTEREYWATGTGIGFIFGMGVGVGFIVGIVIVYQILYSDVSDHLPEYATLKAMGYTDRYLLVALIQEALLLALFGYLPAYIFSFGLYQLTYAATMLPIAMKLDRAINVFILTVIMCSVSGAIAMRKLRSADPADVF; encoded by the coding sequence ATGCTTACCAAAATGTTTAAAAAAACGCCGCTTGCTTGGCGGCAATTAATGAAGGAAAAAACTCGTCTATTAGTAGCAGTGGCAGGTATTACCTTTGCCGATATGCTGATGTTTATTCAAATGGGATTTGAAAGTGCGTTATTTGATGCAGCTATCAAACCTCATCGCAGTTTACAAGCAGATTTAGTGTTGATTAATCCTCAATTTCAAACACTATTTTCTGTGAAAAGCTTTTCTCGTGAACGCATGTATCAGGCGTTAGGTTATGAGGGGGTAGAGTCAGTTAGTCCTGTATATATTGGCACGGGACAATGGCGGAATCCCGAAACTCGTCAGGATAGGGCTATTTTAGTCTGGGGTATTGATCCAGCGAAGTCTGCTTTCGCAATTCCTGAGATTCAACAGAACATTAATCAGATAAAACAGTTAAATCAAGTCCTATTTGATCAAGCAGGCCGCCCAGAATACGGCGCTGTGGGTGATATTTTCAAAAAAACAAACAATTTTCAGACGGAATTGAATAGTATCAGCGTTAATGTCAAAGGAGTATTTAGTAATGGGGCTTCTTTTGCGGCTGATGGTAACGTTATTACCAGCGATTCTACCTTTTTAAGACTCTTTCCAGAACGCAAACCAGACCGTATAGAGGTAGGATTAATCACACTTAAACCAGGGGTAGATGCAGAGAAAGTGCGATCGCAACTAGCCGCCAATCTACCTAATGATGTCAGAGTCTTAACCCCAGAAGGGTTTGCCCAAACAGAAAGAGAATACTGGGCGACAGGCACAGGTATCGGCTTTATTTTTGGCATGGGTGTAGGTGTTGGCTTTATCGTCGGGATTGTAATTGTTTACCAAATTCTCTACTCTGATGTTTCCGACCACTTGCCAGAATATGCCACACTCAAAGCAATGGGTTATACAGACCGCTATTTATTAGTAGCTTTAATTCAAGAAGCCTTATTACTCGCACTCTTTGGTTATTTGCCTGCATATATCTTCTCTTTTGGGTTGTATCAACTGACTTACGCTGCAACCATGTTGCCTATAGCGATGAAGTTAGACAGGGCAATTAATGTATTTATTCTAACCGTAATTATGTGTAGTGTTTCGGGTGCGATCGCTATGCGAAAACTCAGGTCTGCTGATCCTGCGGATGTTTTTTAG
- a CDS encoding ABC exporter membrane fusion protein, with protein sequence MSQKLLFKPANQGLIALVIGATVMTAGITFYAVSQFGQTKTTASDSAPTQAATPKITALGRLEPETEVISLSAPLALDGDRVAQMLVQEGDNVKPGQIVAILDSRARLQTAVLQAEKQVQVAQARLNQVKAGAKTGDIRAQEASVERLQAQLQGDRTGQQETIARIEAQWEGDRTAQAATIKRLEAELKNAEAEYERYQQLYSQGAISSSAIDTRRLTVDTAQQQLDEAKAVLNRINSTASKQLAEAKVALNRINTTSNKQISEAKATLTSIAEVRPVDVQAAQTEVENAIASLQRAKTDLAAAYIKAPIAGQILKIHTRVGEKISDDGIADLAQTSQMLAVAEVYQTDIGKVKLGQPATITGQAFGGELRGKVSHIGLQVNRQNVFSNQPGENLDSRVVEVKIRLSPEDSKRVAGLTNLQVQTEIEPSK encoded by the coding sequence ATGAGTCAAAAATTGCTATTCAAACCAGCAAATCAAGGATTAATTGCATTAGTAATCGGTGCTACTGTGATGACGGCGGGAATTACTTTTTATGCAGTTTCTCAGTTTGGGCAAACTAAAACTACGGCATCTGACTCAGCACCAACCCAAGCCGCTACCCCAAAAATAACCGCCTTGGGTAGACTAGAACCAGAAACAGAAGTAATTAGTTTATCTGCACCACTGGCTTTAGATGGCGATCGCGTAGCCCAAATGCTCGTCCAAGAAGGTGATAACGTCAAACCTGGACAAATAGTAGCAATTTTAGACTCCCGCGCCCGTTTGCAAACTGCCGTATTACAAGCCGAAAAACAAGTACAAGTAGCCCAAGCCAGACTCAATCAAGTTAAAGCAGGTGCGAAAACTGGTGATATTCGCGCCCAAGAAGCCAGCGTAGAACGTTTACAAGCCCAGTTACAAGGCGATAGAACAGGCCAACAAGAGACTATCGCCAGGATAGAAGCGCAATGGGAAGGCGACAGAACAGCCCAAGCAGCCACAATCAAAAGGCTAGAAGCAGAACTCAAAAATGCCGAAGCTGAATATGAACGTTATCAGCAACTTTACTCCCAAGGAGCAATTTCCAGTTCAGCGATTGATACTAGAAGATTAACAGTAGATACCGCTCAACAGCAACTAGATGAAGCCAAAGCTGTACTCAACCGCATCAACTCAACCGCCAGCAAACAATTAGCCGAAGCCAAAGTTGCATTAAACAGGATTAACACAACCAGCAATAAACAAATCAGCGAAGCCAAAGCCACCCTTACCAGTATTGCCGAAGTCCGTCCAGTGGATGTGCAAGCAGCCCAAACAGAAGTAGAAAATGCGATCGCCTCACTCCAGCGTGCCAAAACTGACTTAGCAGCAGCTTACATCAAAGCACCCATAGCTGGACAAATTCTCAAAATTCACACCCGTGTCGGCGAAAAAATTAGCGATGACGGCATAGCTGATTTAGCACAAACCTCGCAAATGTTAGCCGTAGCAGAAGTCTATCAAACCGACATTGGTAAAGTAAAACTAGGACAACCAGCAACAATTACAGGTCAAGCCTTTGGTGGCGAACTGCGAGGGAAAGTTTCTCACATTGGCTTACAAGTAAACCGTCAAAACGTATTTAGCAACCAACCGGGTGAAAACTTAGACAGTCGTGTTGTAGAAGTGAAAATTCGTCTCAGTCCCGAAGATAGCAAACGGGTTGCAGGCTTGACTAACTTGCAAGTACAAACAGAAATCGAACCATCAAAGTAA
- a CDS encoding DevA family ABC transporter ATP-binding protein, giving the protein MLQEFIPAPNTQSSGLEPVISVNNLNHYFGSGSLRKQVLFDINLQINAGEIVIMTGPSGSGKTTLLTLMGGLRSAQEGSLKILGEEICGARKQKLTKLRRQIGYIFQAHNLMTFLTAKENVRMSLELHDEYFNQDINAKAIAMLETVGLGERVNYYPENLSGGQKQRVAIARALVSHPKIVLADEPTAALDKKSGRDVVELMQKLAKEQGCTILLVTHDNRILDIADRIIYMEDGQLKGDDVDIAARMH; this is encoded by the coding sequence ATGTTACAAGAATTTATACCTGCGCCTAATACCCAATCATCTGGTTTAGAACCTGTGATTTCTGTTAATAATCTTAATCACTACTTTGGTTCGGGTTCGCTGCGTAAACAAGTTTTATTTGATATTAATTTGCAAATTAACGCGGGTGAGATTGTGATTATGACAGGGCCTTCTGGCTCAGGAAAAACTACTTTATTAACCTTGATGGGTGGCTTGCGTTCTGCTCAAGAAGGGAGTTTGAAAATTTTGGGAGAAGAAATTTGTGGAGCCAGGAAGCAGAAGTTAACTAAATTACGCCGTCAGATTGGTTATATATTTCAGGCGCATAATTTGATGACTTTTCTCACAGCTAAGGAAAATGTGCGGATGTCGCTTGAGTTGCATGATGAGTATTTCAATCAAGACATCAATGCTAAAGCGATCGCTATGTTAGAAACTGTTGGTTTAGGAGAAAGAGTTAATTACTATCCCGAAAATCTGTCTGGAGGACAAAAACAACGGGTGGCGATCGCTCGCGCCCTCGTCAGTCATCCTAAAATTGTATTAGCAGATGAACCTACAGCCGCCTTAGACAAGAAATCAGGACGCGATGTGGTGGAATTGATGCAGAAGTTGGCTAAAGAACAAGGTTGTACAATATTGCTCGTTACCCACGACAACCGGATTCTAGATATTGCTGATCGAATTATATATATGGAAGATGGTCAGCTAAAGGGTGATGATGTAGACATTGCAGCTAGGATGCACTAA
- a CDS encoding DUF2834 domain-containing protein: protein MVKTIYLLLCILGTVLPYSQFLPFLSEHGLNIPLFIEQLFANRISSFFGLDLIVTSLVFWVFVFWEGTRLKMSNLWIYIALNLSVGVSLGLPLFLLIRQQHLEQQTETINS from the coding sequence ATGGTGAAAACTATCTATCTTTTGCTTTGTATCTTAGGAACTGTTTTACCTTATTCCCAGTTCCTACCGTTTTTATCAGAACATGGTCTGAATATTCCCCTGTTTATCGAACAGCTATTTGCTAACAGAATATCGAGTTTTTTTGGCTTGGATTTAATTGTTACATCTTTGGTATTTTGGGTATTTGTATTTTGGGAAGGTACACGTTTGAAGATGTCAAACCTCTGGATTTATATAGCTTTAAATCTATCAGTTGGTGTTTCCCTCGGACTACCCTTATTTCTGTTAATACGACAACAACATCTAGAACAACAAACTGAAACAATCAATTCTTAA
- a CDS encoding DUF1361 domain-containing protein, whose product MQEELLAKVLQVLSINMRWMTWNLFLAFIPLVLSVWLFRTRRGGSWLWWLGFLAFYAFLPNAPYLLTDVIHLIYDIRTIQSVWMITLVLIPVYLIVILAGFEAYVISLINLGYYLHRINKSQWIVRVELITHALCAIGIYWGRFLRFNSWDFITQPDALLTRGVEELVGKQPLIIITISLIILEILYLLMKRVSLGFVAQRKSKVVKN is encoded by the coding sequence ATGCAAGAAGAACTATTAGCCAAAGTGTTGCAAGTCTTAAGCATAAATATGAGATGGATGACTTGGAACTTATTTCTGGCTTTTATACCATTAGTTTTAAGTGTTTGGTTGTTTCGCACTAGACGCGGAGGCTCATGGTTATGGTGGCTAGGGTTCTTAGCTTTTTATGCTTTTTTACCAAATGCGCCTTATTTATTAACAGATGTAATTCACTTGATATATGATATTCGCACAATCCAATCTGTGTGGATGATAACTTTAGTATTAATTCCAGTTTATTTAATAGTAATTTTGGCTGGATTTGAAGCTTATGTCATCTCTTTAATTAATTTAGGATATTATTTACACCGAATTAATAAAAGTCAATGGATTGTAAGAGTTGAGTTAATTACTCATGCTCTTTGTGCCATTGGCATTTATTGGGGTAGATTTCTCCGTTTTAATAGTTGGGATTTTATTACTCAGCCAGATGCTTTACTTACTAGAGGTGTAGAAGAACTTGTAGGAAAACAGCCTCTAATAATTATTACCATTAGCTTGATTATTCTAGAAATTTTATACTTACTTATGAAACGAGTCTCACTAGGTTTCGTGGCACAACGCAAAAGTAAAGTAGTAAAAAATTAG
- the pdxH gene encoding pyridoxamine 5'-phosphate oxidase produces MDKTIADLRRDYTLEGLSETEVEPNPFIQFKKWFEQALAAQLPEPNAMTIATTTPDGKPSARMVLLKDFDERGFVFFTNYNSRKGQELAENPQAALVFWWAELERQVRILGRVEKVSESESDYYFESRPAKSRLGAWASNQSEIIASREILEQRMQELQDKYQNQEIPRPQHWGGLRVIPTEIEFWQGRSSRLHDRLLYTHVDGSWEIQRLSP; encoded by the coding sequence ATGGACAAAACCATAGCCGACCTTCGCAGAGACTACACCTTAGAAGGTTTGAGTGAAACCGAGGTTGAACCCAATCCTTTTATACAATTTAAAAAATGGTTTGAGCAGGCATTGGCAGCACAACTTCCAGAACCTAATGCAATGACTATTGCCACAACCACACCAGACGGTAAGCCATCGGCAAGGATGGTACTGTTAAAAGACTTTGATGAACGGGGTTTTGTCTTTTTCACTAACTATAACAGCCGTAAAGGTCAAGAACTCGCAGAAAACCCGCAAGCAGCCCTGGTATTCTGGTGGGCAGAACTAGAACGCCAAGTCAGAATTTTAGGCAGAGTGGAGAAGGTTTCAGAAAGCGAATCAGATTACTATTTTGAAAGCCGTCCTGCTAAAAGCCGCTTAGGTGCATGGGCATCTAATCAAAGTGAAATTATTGCCAGCCGGGAGATTTTAGAACAACGGATGCAGGAATTGCAAGATAAATACCAAAATCAAGAGATTCCTAGACCTCAGCATTGGGGAGGGCTGCGAGTGATACCCACAGAAATTGAGTTTTGGCAAGGACGCTCTAGCCGCCTACACGATCGCCTGCTTTATACTCATGTGGATGGTAGCTGGGAAATTCAGCGACTATCACCTTAG